The following nucleotide sequence is from Trifolium pratense cultivar HEN17-A07 linkage group LG2, ARS_RC_1.1, whole genome shotgun sequence.
TCTAAAAAGGTCATATATTCTCCAAAATTAACTAAACGTTAATAATATTTTCCATTAATGTTTTTAAGtcataaaccaaataaaaaactttccAAATTATGACTCCATTATTAGTTTATTACTAATAAATTTAGTGAtccaattataaatttatttaagacATAGACCCAAATAAATACGAAAAATGAATTGCTCTAAATGTTAAAAATATTAGACCCTTCAAACAAATAGTTAGATGTTCGACTCTAAAGTCTAAACTATTAAGCATCATAAAAGTTTGGTTATCCCACAAATTTTTAAACAGTGATTAGTCACTGTTGATTAATCACTATTTAACATCACTGAAAATTTTGTATCTACGActtcataaataaaaaaccacaaatcatttaaaaaaataaaaaaccataaaaattagACATCAATAAGCCTCATCCAAAACAGAGTATTTCTAattagtcacaaaaaaaaaacagtatttCTAAATGTGATATCCATTATAGGAATCAGGAACTTATATTTATCACTTAAttattttccgtaaaaaaatgatttaatactGTAATATATAACCGCGCGCGCATGAACCTCATTGTAAGTGCACCACAGACTAGTTTACTCTCCACAACTGAAACAAAAACCGTTATCACTCTCTCGCTCTGTATAAAGGCGGGAAAACGATTCTCCTCTCTCACTCGCTGATCAATGCAACAACCACCATTACTTCACACTCCATcgtaatctctctctctctctctctctctctctctctctctctctctctctcttcttcttcttcttcttcttcattgcTTTGAGATTTTGATTTCTGAATTTGTAGGTTCATTTGCTTACAATCTCTGCTCTGAATTCATAACAAACTCAAATCAACCTCAAGCGATCATTGTGTATAGGTACGCAAAACTCAAATTCGACTTTCAATTTCTTGAAGATGATAACCTAATCACGTTTCAACTTGTTAATACCTTTTcgatttcaatttttctatataATTTGTACTTGCACGCTAAAATTTTCACCAAAACTGAATCAATTTCGAATTCCGTATCATTTGTCGTGATTTTGTGTTCATTCAATCGGATTCAATCAAACATTGAAGTTATAGTCAATTTGCACGCTAAAATTCTGTGAAACTGAAATTATTTTCCAGATTGTTTGTTTGCGATGTTAATTTCACTCTATTAGATCAAGCCTTTGAATTGTAGCTATAGTTAGCTTTGGATTTTTTTCCgatctttttctgttttttttgtaggaaaaatGAGGCCAGCGGTGAAAGCTATAATCGTCATTGTTTTCACCTCGACTCTCATCCGCTGCGTTTGTGGTGCTAACCACACTGTTGGCGGCGCTTCCGGCTGGGATATCATTTCCAATATGCAGGACTGGTCTTCCACTGCCACCTTCAATGTCGGCGATGATCTCGGTACGTATCTTAATCTCTCGATTTCAATAAGATCATTTTCATGAAAACACAACTACTACATCTTATATAATCTCTGCATTTTCTGTTAAAGATTCTTGAAACTTGAATTAATCTAGTAACTGCATGTGCGCTTAACTGAACTAATGATAGAGTGAGTACTAATTAATTAGGTTAATTGGTGTTTTAGGTTTGTTTCCTAATTAgttgaattttctttttgataatATGAAATAGTACTGAGAATTCATTCATAACtgtttatttttctgtttcttcTGTCTTAATTTAATGATTGGATCCTCTGCTGGACTGTGTATGGTGCAGCATCTACATTTTTAGGTGAATTTGATTTTTCGTGAAATTGAGGGATTACACATTCATGCATTCGAGAATGAGATATCCATGATATCCTTCAAATTCAATCTTGATTGAAGTTCTAAAAATGCAAATTAAATGTTAattgtaaaattacagaaaaaTTGCACTGTCCAATTTTGTGGAATGATAAAAGATATTTTGAATGCACGAGAATGTGGGGAAATCCTAATCTTAGAGGAGTTGAGTCCATCATTATTTCTGTGCATTATTACATAATTACTTTTGTTCTCCAAATATTGGTTatgataaattgaaaataacaaaataaaattgatgatatGAAATGAATTAAACAACCGATTTAGTCTCTTAAATGTGAACCTAAGGCACTTTTATTTATGAACTTCAATTTAGTTTCAATATCTTACATAAGAGAGACTAAAAGTActagaaatataaaaattaaaaaattcggGGGAACAAAGTCAAGAATATTTTaggaaaatcaaaatttaattttgtagTAATAATGAACACTAATTGGATGTGTGTGGTGATTTGCAGTATTCTCCTACACGCCGTTATACGATGTGGTGGAAGTGAACAAACAAGGTTACGACACGTGTACAATAGCAAACGCCATAGCCATTGATAACACCGGCGAAACAGTGATCCATCTCACCGATAACAGAACCCGTTACTTTGTCTGTGGGAGAATGCGCCATTGCAAACAAGGCCTCAAACTCAAAGTCCAAATTCAGGCCCAacccaaaaacaacaacaacggAACCAATAACAATCAAAACCAACCCGGCAACGGTGGGCAAAAACCATCTCCTCCGCCGCGTAATCTTCCACCGCGTAATGCTCCACCACCAAGTTATCATTCTCCTCCTAGTCCTCCTCCAGATGTACCTGCTGAAAAGCCTTCCGGTGCAGAACCATTGATTACACCTGTAATCATCTTAGCTTTCGCTTGGTTATCTTGGTACTTTACCGTTAATCATCTCATggtttatgctttttttttgtttttttgataacCCTCTTGGTTTATACCTGATGCTTTCAGCTGTGTATGTTTCTTGTTTTTAGTCTTTCATAAAGCCATATTCTTCAGTGGATATAGATTGTGATTTTGGTTAGTAAATTCTGTACATACCAAAGTCAATCATGACCTTGTGTTGATAATTTGAGATTCTTGTCTACTGtgaatttgttttgttctaGTAAATTCTGTATACTCAATGTGAGAGTTTGTTTGTAAAATTTTGGCTCCTATTTTGTTCAATTAGATTTCCTTCTCACGTTATAAGTtcattactaattttttggggTACATTTTATTTTGGGCTCCAGAA
It contains:
- the LOC123910146 gene encoding uclacyanin 1-like; the encoded protein is MRPAVKAIIVIVFTSTLIRCVCGANHTVGGASGWDIISNMQDWSSTATFNVGDDLVFSYTPLYDVVEVNKQGYDTCTIANAIAIDNTGETVIHLTDNRTRYFVCGRMRHCKQGLKLKVQIQAQPKNNNNGTNNNQNQPGNGGQKPSPPPRNLPPRNAPPPSYHSPPSPPPDVPAEKPSGAEPLITPVIILAFAWLSWYFTVNHLMVYAFFLFF